The sequence GCTGGCCCCGCGCCCGACCGGCTCCAGAGCGGCGATGTGATCCAGGGCGGCCAGCTTCGGGGCTCCGGTGACCGAACCGCCAGGGCAGACGGCACGTAGTAGATCTGCCAGGCCGAGCCCCTCGGCGACCGCCGCGGAGACGGTCGACTCCGCCTGCCACAGATCACACCACCGGCGTACGGCGAACAGCTCGTCAACCGTGACGGTGCCGGTACGGGCGAGGCGAGCCAGATCATTACGCTGTAGATCGACGATCATGACATGTTCCGCGCGTTCCTTCGCGCTGGACAGCAGCGCGGTCCGACCGGCGGCGGTGGCTGGACGGGTGCCCTTGATCGGCCGGGTGATCATCCGCCCATCCGTGACCTCGACGAGGGTCTCCGGGGAGGCGCAGCCAATCGCCCATCCGGCACCGGTGAGGACACCCGCATACCGGGCGCCCGGCAACGCACCGAGACGGGCCAGGGCGGGCAGCGGATCACCGGCGTAGCGGGCGGCGGCGTGTCCCACGAGGTTGACCTGGTAGACATCCCCACGGCCGATTGCCGCACGGACGGCACGCACCGCGTCCGCGTGCTGCCAGGGGGCCCAACTCTCCGCCCAGGCGCCGAGCCACCAGCCCGACGATCGGCGGCGGGCTGGACGGCCGCGGGACGCGGGAGCGTGGCCGTATACGACGACAGCCACCTCGGGCAGTGCGGGGGCAGGCGTGGCCGGACCAGGACCGCGGCCGACCCCCAGCGCACCGGCCGCGGCCGAGACGTAGAGGGCAGCCCCGCACACCCGTTGCCCGATTCGCCCCGCCGGCCGAGCGAGGTCATCCAGGGCGAGACCGTGGGCGGCGAGGAACTCCTGGACGAGCGCCGCCGGGTCACCGCCGTCGCCGACGCGCCACTCCCAGCGGGCGCGTTCGACGTGGGTATGCCCGCAGTCCGGCGCCGCCGGCGGAGCAACCGTCACCTCTGCTGGAAGCGTTTCCACGCTATCCGGTCCATTCCGCCTCAACCGTTCAGTGGATTTTCCATGCGGCACGCGCACACCCGCTCGATGCCGGTCGCGTGAACTTGGTACTGTGCGTCACTGGCCGTGTGAAACATGACACAGTTCCCCCACCCTCCGGAGAACCCCGATGTGCCAGCACCAACCCACCTGCCCCTCTGCCGACGCCACCGACCGGGACGCCGCCAAAGTCATCGCCTGCTTCCCTGAACAGGGCTGGAGTCTGCTCTGCAACGGGGTTATCAGTTTCGAGGACACCGGCGAGATACTCCCCGACGGGCGCAGCATCGCCCCGCACCGCGGCCCAGCCCGCCATGCCCTCGTCGCCTAACAATGACTCACAGTAATCATCTGGTTCCGTCGACCCCAGGCTAGCCGCCCGCACCAGGTCACCGGCCCGGGAGTCGACACCAGCCAGCCGGGCGGACAACCCCGCCCGGCCCCGTCGACCCCTCACTCCTCAAACGCCTGCGGCGCCGGACAGGAACACACCAGGTTCCGGTCGCCGTACGCGCCGTCGATCCGCCGCACCGGCGGCCAGTACTTCCCCAGCCGACTCCCCGCCGGATAGGCCCCGACCGACCGCGGATACGGATGCGACCACTGGTCAGCCGAGACCATCGCCGCGGTGTGCGGGGCGTTCACCAGCGGGTTGTCCTCCGCCGGCCACTCCCCCGACCCCACCTTGTCGATCTCGGCCCGGATCGCGATCAACGCGTCGCAGAACCGATCCAACTCGGTGAGATCCTCACTCTCCGTCGGCTCCACCATCAACGTCCCCGCGACCGGGAACGACATCGTCGGCGCGTGGAAACCGTAGTCGATCAGACGCTTGGCCACATCATCAACGCTGACGCCCGTCGCCTTCGTCAACGGCCGCAGGTCCAGAATGCACTCGTGCGCCACCAGGCCCTTGTTACCCGCGTACAACACCGGGAACGCGCCGCGCAGCCGCGCCGCCACATAGTTGGCCGCCAACACCGCCACCCCCGTGGCCCGGGTCAGCCCAGCCGCACCCATCATCCGCAGATACATCCACGGAATCGGCAGAATCCCCGCCGACCCGTACCGGGCCGCCGACACCGCCGGCCGGCCCGAATCCCCCGCGAGCGGGTCACCCGGCAAGAACGGCGCCAGATGCGAGCGCACCGCCACCGGCCCCACGCCCGGCCCACCACCACCATGCGGGATGCAGAACGTCTTGTGCAGATTCAGATGCGACACGTCCGCACCGAACCGTCCCGGCTTGACGAAACCCACCAGGGCATTGAGGTTCGCCCCGTCGACATACACCTGCCCGCCCGCGTCGTGCACCTTCGCGCACACCTGAGCGATACCCGTCTCATACACGCCGTGCGTCGACGGATACGTCACCATGATCGCGGCGAGCGTCTCCCGATGCGCATCGATCTTGCTGTCGAGGTCAATCAGGTCGATGTTGCCGTCGGCGTCACAGCCGACCACCACCACCCGCATCCCCGCCATCACCGCCGACGCGGCGTTCGTACCATGCGCCGACGACGGAATCAGGCACACATTCCGGTGCCCCGCATCCCGCGACTGGTGGAACGCGCGGATCGCCAACAACCCCGCCAACTCCCCCTGCGAGCCGGCGTTGGGCTGCACACTGACCGCGTCGTACCCGGTCACCTCCGCCAGCCAACCCTCCAACTGGACAATCAGCTCCCGGTAACCGGCGGTCTGCGACTCGGGCGCCAACGGATGCACCTGCGCGAACTGCGCCCAGCTCACCGGCTCCATCTCGGTGGTCGCGTTCAGCTTCATCGTGCACGACCCCAACGGGATCATGCCCCGATCCAAGGCATAGTCGAGGTCCGCCAGCCCGCGCAGGTACCGCAGCATCGCCGTCTCCGACCGATGGGCGGTAAACACCGGGTGGGTCAGGAAATCCGACGTGCGGGCCAACGCCGCCGGCAACGCCGGATCCACCTCACCACCGAAGACCGGCACCCCGAACGCCGCCCACACCGCCGCGAGATGCTCCTCCGTCGTGGTCTCGTCGCAGGCAACACCCACCCGGTCGGTATCCACCAGCCGCAGACTCACCCCCCGCCGCTCGGCAGCGGCCACCACCTCGGCCGCCCGACCCGGCACGACCGCCGAGACAGTGTCGAAGAACGGAACATCCGCGACATCCACCCCACCCGCGTGCAACCCAGCCGCCAGCCGCGCCGCCATCGCATGGGTCCGCGCCCCAATCGCCCGCAACCCGTCCGGGCCGTGGTAGACCGCGTACATCCCGGCCATCACCGCGAGAAGCACCTGCGCGGTGCAGATGTTGCTCGTCGCCTTCTCCCGGCGGATGTGCTGCTCCCGAGTCTGCAACGCCAACCGGTAGGCCGACTCCCCGTCCGCGTCCCGCGACACACCGACCAGCCGGCCCGGCAGCATCCGCTGCAAGCCCGCGCGGACGGCCAGATAACCGGCGTGCGGGCCGCCGAAGCCCATCGGCACCCCGAACCGCTGGGTGGTGCCCACCGCGATATCCACACCGATCTCTCCCGGCGGGCGCAGCAGAGTCAACGCCAACAGGTCGGCGGCCACGGTCACCAACGCGCCGGCGGCATGCGCGGCGCTGACCACACCCGTATGGTCCCGCACCGCCCCGGACGCCCCCGGATACTGCACATGCAGGCCGAAGAACTCCTCCGGCAGGTCGCCGCCATCAACATCAACCACCTGCACGTCGATACCGAGCGGCTCGGCCCGACCCACAATCACCGCCACCGTCTGCGGCAGCGTGTCCGCATCCACCACATACACCTGACTCCGGCTGCGACTCGCCCGTCGGGCCAGCGTCATCGCCTCGGCCGCCGCGGTGCCCTCATCGAGCATCGAAGCGTTCGCGGTCGCCAGCCCGGTCAGATCGGTGACCATGGTCTGGAAGTTCAGCAACGCCTCCAGCCGGCCCTGGCTGATCTCCGGCTGGTACGGCGTGTACGCGGTGTACCAGCCCGGGTTCTCCAACACATTGCGCCGGATCACCGCCGGAGTATGCGTGCCGTAGTAGCCAAGACCAATCATCGACACCGCAGCAGTGTTGCGCTCAGCCAACGCCCGCAGCTGCGCCAACGCCTCCGACTCACTGGCCGGCGCCGGCAGGTCCAGCGTGCCCGACCACCGGATCGCCTCCGGGATCGCCGCATCCATCAGCTCGTCAACAGAGCCGTAACCGACGACCTCCAACATCCGGCGTTCGTCCTGCGGATCCGGACCGATATGACGGGCGGCAAACTGCTCTAGGGACATGGACGGCGCTCCCCGGGGACGAGGTCGACAGGTCGGCCTCCCCCTCTGTCGCGCCCACAGACGCTCCACAGTGCCTACCCGTGAGGTCCTTTTGCCTGAGAGGTTCCGGGGAGGATTTGCCCCTTCGGCGCCGCACCGGGTGGTTTCCGGGCGGTCTCTCCCACACGGGTGCGACCGGCGCGACCAACGCTACCAGCGGCCATCCCCACCCGGTTGTCCCCACCCTGGCCACTACCGACCGCACCACCGCCCGCACGGTCAGCCCACCACCACCGGTCCACCCACACCGTCCGCACCAACCGGGACGGCACCCAGCTGACCCGCGCCGTCTCGGACGGCACCGAACCGATCGGCCAGCACCGGCAACACCCGACCCAGCGGAGCATCCACCGTCACCGTCGCATACGCATCGCCGCGAGTCGCGCCCTGGTTGACAATCGCCACCGGAATGCCCAAACTCGCCGCCCGCACCACAAACCGCCGCCCCGACAACACCGTCAAAGATGACCCAAGCACCAACAGCAGCCGCGCGGACTCCACCATGGCGAAACACCGGGCCACCCGCGCCGGCGGCACCGACTCACCGAAGAACACCACGTCCGGCTTCAAAGTTCCGGCGTCGCACCGGGCGCAATCGACCGTACGGAAACCCGCCACCGCCCAATCAGCGAGATCGACGTCACCATCCGGATTCACCCCCGACACCCGCGCCTCAAACCCCGGGTTCGCCTCCGCCAACCGCTGATGCAGCTCCCACCGCGACATCCCGACACCACAACCCAGGCACACCACCTCGTCCAGGCGCCCATGCAACTCCACCACCCCGCCACTGCCCGCCGCGGTGTGCAACCCGTCCACGTTTTGCGTAACAACCCCGTCAACCAGGCCCGCATCCTGCAAACGAGCCACCGCCCGATGCCCGGCATTGGGCACCGCCCCGGCCACCGTGCGCCACCCCAGATAGCTACGCGCCCAATACCGCCGCCGCGCCAACGGATCCCCCACGAACACCTGATACGTCATCGGAGAGTGCCGCCGCGCCGCCCCACTGGCCCCCCGGTAGTCCGGGATACCCGACTCGGTGGAGAGGCCAGCACCGCTGAGCACCACCACCCCACCACCGGAGACCAACCCCGCCAGCACCTCGATCTGTTCACTCACCAGACCCATGCTGCCGCGTCCGTGGCCACCTGCCCACCTCCGCCGCCGATCAACTCACCCGTCGCCGCGCCCGCCGCGCCGCCAACTCGTCCCCCACCACCTCCGCCGCAGCCGGCACCGCCGGCTGCGGCGCCACCGACTCCGCCGGCAGATGCGACAACGACCCCTGGATCTCCTTGAACGCGCCACCGATCGCGATCCCAAAGACCCCCTGGCCACCCTGCAACAGGTCAACCACCTCCTCCGGCGAACGGCACTCGTACACCGTCGTCCCGTCAGAGATCAACGTGATGCCCGCCAGATCCGCCACCCCCCGCGACCGCAACGCCTCAATCGCCTTCCGGATGTTCTGCAACGACACCCCAGCGTCCAGCAGCCGCTTGACCACCTTCAACACCACCAGGTCCCGGAACGAGTACAACCGCTGCGTCCCCGAACCCGACGCGTCCCGCACCCCCGGCACGACCAGACCCGTCCGCGCCCAATAGTCCAACTGCCGGTAACTGATACCCACCGCATGGCAGGCCGTCACACCGCGATAGCCGACCTCACCGTCATCGTCGATCGCCGGCGCACCCGGCCCCGAACCCGAATCGGAATCCCACGGTTCCTGCATCCGGATAACCTCCCCGCCGTGCGGTGCCACGCCCACGTCGAGACGAGCACCCCTCGATACGGCCACCCTATCGCCGCACACGACGGTTACCGGGCAACAACAACACGACACGCCGCGCCCACAACACGCCCAAAGACCGTCACCAACCGTGGTGACACCACGACCAGCGGTCGCACGGTTCAGAGCCGGGTCAACCGGCAAAGTCCTCCGGACTCACCTGGTCCAGGAACTCCCGGAACTTCTCCACCTCGTCCTCCTGCTCGTCCGGAATCACAATCCCGGCCTCACTGAGAACCTCGTCGGCACACCGAATCGGCGCCCCCACCCGCAACGCCAACGCGATGGAATCACTCGGCCGCGCCGACACCCGCACCCCGTCACCAAGCAACAGATCAGCGAAGAAGACGTTCTCCTTCAACTCAGTGATCTCCACCGCCTGCAACGGCGCTTCCAACGCCGCCAACACATCCCGAAGAAGATCGTGCGTCAACGGCCTCGTCGGCTTGACCCCCTGCTGCTCGTAGGCAATCGCCGTGGCCTCGACCGCGCCGATCCAAATCGGCAGATAGCGGTCCCCCTCGACCTCCCGGAGCAGGACGATCGGCTGGTTGCCCGGCAGCTCCACCCGAACCCCGACCACACTCAGCTCGCGCACCGCCGCCTCCGTGTCGTTGTCACCTACGCCGCACCGCACCCCTTCTGCACGGTACACGGACCGCGACCCGGCCGTCCCACGCGCGGCACGCACCGCAAAGGGGTTACCCCGGCAAGCCTACGGCACGCGTCACCGAGCAGATCTCTCCGCACACACCCACCTCACCGCCCCAACGTCGAACGCAACCCCACGCGCACCAACGCCGCGTGCAACCGCTGCGACAACGCCACCAACTCCCGCGCCGTCTCCGCCGCCCGCGCCCGCGCCGCCGGATCACTCTGCCGCGCCAACGGCGTCACCAACTGCGCGAACAACCCCACCTCACGGTCCGCCGCCAACCGATACCCCCGCAGATGCCGCGGCTCCAACCCATATGCCGCCAGGCCTGCCACCGCCTGGGCGATGATCAACGCATCCCCGTCATACCAACCCGGCGGATCCGTCACCACCACACCAAGCCGCTCCAACTCCGCCAGCGTGGCCTCATCAACACCGCTGCGGGCAACCAACTCGGCCCGATCCAACCGCACCTGTGACGACTCGGCCTCCGCCGGCTGCCCCGGCACCTCCCCACCCGGGCCCACCGCCACCAACGCCGGCCGAGAACGACCCGGTTGCTCACCAGTCGCATCCCCAACCGCCAGCTGCTCACGGATCACCCGCAGCGGCAGATACTGGTCCCGCTGCGCGGTCAACACAAACCGCAACCGCGCCACATCATCCCAGCTGTACTTCCGGTACCCCGCCGCCGTCCGCTGCGGCTCCACCAAGCCTTCAGCCTCGAGGAACCGCAACTTCGACAACGTGGCATCCGGGAAGTCCACCCGCAACTGGGCCAGCACCTCACCGATGCTCATCAACGGCTGCGCACGGGCCGACCCCGGCGCAGCAGACGCCGCCGGCTCACTCACCCGCGGCCGGCCCCCTCCTCGGGCCGCGGACCGGCAAGGAACACCACCCGGAACTTGCCGATCTGCACCTCGTCGCCATTACTCAACGTGGCCGCCTCGACCCGCTCCCGGTTCACATACGTCCCGTTCAGGCTCCCCACGTCCCGCACCGTAAACGTCCCACCGTCCCGGTGGAACTCCGCGTGCCGTCGCGACACCGTCACGTCATCCAGGAAAATGTCACTGTCCGGATGCCGCCCACTGGTCGTCACATCGTGGTCCAGCAAGAACCGGGCACCCGCGTTCGGCCCCCGGCGCACCACCAGCAGAGCCATCCCCGGCGGCAACGAACCGGACATCCGGTTCGGCATCACGTCGGTATCCGGCCCCTCCAGGGCCTCTTCGAGCGAGCCGAGATTGAGCGTCGAAGTGACGTCGAGTGGGGGGAACTCGTCGTCTGGGCGCGTCATGGGACCACCTCACGGATCTATTCGGTCAGCGTCGGGTAAGAGCGGGTTTGGCCGCCGGGCATTCTCGCACCCGGCGGCTGGCTCCCCGTGCCAGGAAGGCAACTACACAACGCTCAACTATCGGATTCTCGGTCGACTGGGCGAGCCTAGCCAGCGCCGAAAAGCAGGGCAACCGGACGCGCGGAACCAACCCCGCGCCGGCAGAAGGGCACCACTCAGCCCTCGGTGAGCTCGCGATACGCCTCCGCCGACAGCAAGCCGTCCAGCGCGACTGAATCGGCCACGGTGACCTCGAACAGCCAACCCGCAGCGTAGGGATCACTATTGATCAACTCGGGAGTGTCGCCCAGCGCCTCATTGCACGCCGACACCGTCCCGCCGACCGGGGCGTAAATCTCCGACACACTCTTCGTCGACTCGATCTCACCTACCGAATCGCCGACAGACACCGCCGCCCCCACCTCGGGCAGCTGGACGAAGACGATGTCACCCAGCGCGTCCTGCGCGAAGTGCGTGATACCTACCCGCACCACGCTGTCGCCAGCACCCGCAACCCACTCATGCTCGGCGGTATACCGTAAATCCTCAGGAATCACCAGACGCGTCCTTCATCCATCGTGCGCCAGCCCTCCACATGACAACGCAACCGCGCCGCTGGTCACGTGATCGGACGGGCGTGTTCCAGCTCGACCGGGGCGTGCAGCGCCGAAACCTCGGCCACCTCACGATCCTCAACGATCACCGTACCGCCGTCACCGTCGACTGTTGCCACCACCCCGCCTGGAATGTTCAACGCCGTACGCATCGTCGCCGGGTCCCCGATCACCGTGATCGTATACGGCCCCGTCAACAACCGCCCATCCACGAACACGGAGCCATTCTCCCCATCCAGGAAATACGTCGAGGCGACGATCCGCACCGTCACCCGGTCACCACCGGAAATCTGCATGGCCTCCGCGCCGGCGCCCCGCAACTCCTGCACCGCGTCCAACATCCGAATCGCCGAAATCGCCGCCGCGCCACCGGGCTCGAACCGCACCACCAACCCCGGCCCCTGCGCCGGTAGCGTCCCCGCCAGGATCCCCAACTCGTCCGCCCGCCGCGCCGCCTCCTCCAACGCGGCCTGCCGGCCCTGCTCCCCCGACCGCAGCTGCCGCTGGCTGTCCTCCAACGCCGCGATGTCCTGACGCAGCCGGTCCTCCTGGGCATTCAGGTCATAGAGAATCCGCACCAGATCCTCCTGCCGCGCCGCCGAGGTGGTTGGGTCCGTAGATGTCGTCCGCAACTGCTCCACCAACGTGAACCCCAGCAACGCCAACAACACGAAGATCATCACGGTGGCCGGACTCGTCCGCCGCCACCCCCCGACCAGGGCGAGGGCGGACGTGAATGAACGCCCCGTCGAACGGTCCAGCGTCGTCTCACCCGGCGGCGGCTCCGGATCCACCTCCACCTCCGGCGCCAGCGGACTCAACTCATCCGGATCCGGCGCGTCTGGACGCGGGTCCGGCTTCCCCGTCGGACCCGTCGGCTCCGGCCAGCCCGTCCCCGTCTCGGTGTGCTCGTCACCACTCATCACGACAAACCTACGCCCGGAACAGGTGCCGGCGGATCGCCGCCACATTCCCGAAGATTCGAACCCCCAGCACCACCACCACACCGGTGGAGAGCTGGCTACCCACCCCCAACTGGTCCCCCACATACACGATCAGAGCAGCCACCAACACGTTGGAGATGAACGACACCACGAACTGCTTGTCGTCGAAGATCCGGTCCAGCTTCGCCCGAACCCCACCAAACACCGCGTCCAACGCCGCCACCACGGCGATCGGCAGATACGGCTGCAGCGCCCCCGGCACCGTTGGATCGAGCCACAGCCCGAGCAACACGCCTGCAAGCAACGCCAACGCCGCAATCATCGGCCACCTCCGAAAGAGTCGGGAGACGCCGACGGACCAGACGCCCCAGAACTGACCGACCGACCCGGCGACGGCGTCGCAGTGGCCGATGGCTGCGCGTACTGTAGCCGCGGATCCGGCGCGGCGGGCAGTGTCAGATCATCGGCGTCCCGCACCTCGAACGCCACCCCGGTATCCGCCGCGACCT comes from Salinispora tropica CNB-440 and encodes:
- a CDS encoding chorismate-binding protein: MPHGKSTERLRRNGPDSVETLPAEVTVAPPAAPDCGHTHVERARWEWRVGDGGDPAALVQEFLAAHGLALDDLARPAGRIGQRVCGAALYVSAAAGALGVGRGPGPATPAPALPEVAVVVYGHAPASRGRPARRRSSGWWLGAWAESWAPWQHADAVRAVRAAIGRGDVYQVNLVGHAAARYAGDPLPALARLGALPGARYAGVLTGAGWAIGCASPETLVEVTDGRMITRPIKGTRPATAAGRTALLSSAKERAEHVMIVDLQRNDLARLARTGTVTVDELFAVRRWCDLWQAESTVSAAVAEGLGLADLLRAVCPGGSVTGAPKLAALDHIAALEPVGRGASMGALGWVTPGRVDLGLTIRTAAADADQLHVWAGGGITWGSDPEAEVAEAAAKSAPVRAALAARP
- a CDS encoding DUF5999 family protein; its protein translation is MCQHQPTCPSADATDRDAAKVIACFPEQGWSLLCNGVISFEDTGEILPDGRSIAPHRGPARHALVA
- the gcvP gene encoding aminomethyl-transferring glycine dehydrogenase, whose product is MSLEQFAARHIGPDPQDERRMLEVVGYGSVDELMDAAIPEAIRWSGTLDLPAPASESEALAQLRALAERNTAAVSMIGLGYYGTHTPAVIRRNVLENPGWYTAYTPYQPEISQGRLEALLNFQTMVTDLTGLATANASMLDEGTAAAEAMTLARRASRSRSQVYVVDADTLPQTVAVIVGRAEPLGIDVQVVDVDGGDLPEEFFGLHVQYPGASGAVRDHTGVVSAAHAAGALVTVAADLLALTLLRPPGEIGVDIAVGTTQRFGVPMGFGGPHAGYLAVRAGLQRMLPGRLVGVSRDADGESAYRLALQTREQHIRREKATSNICTAQVLLAVMAGMYAVYHGPDGLRAIGARTHAMAARLAAGLHAGGVDVADVPFFDTVSAVVPGRAAEVVAAAERRGVSLRLVDTDRVGVACDETTTEEHLAAVWAAFGVPVFGGEVDPALPAALARTSDFLTHPVFTAHRSETAMLRYLRGLADLDYALDRGMIPLGSCTMKLNATTEMEPVSWAQFAQVHPLAPESQTAGYRELIVQLEGWLAEVTGYDAVSVQPNAGSQGELAGLLAIRAFHQSRDAGHRNVCLIPSSAHGTNAASAVMAGMRVVVVGCDADGNIDLIDLDSKIDAHRETLAAIMVTYPSTHGVYETGIAQVCAKVHDAGGQVYVDGANLNALVGFVKPGRFGADVSHLNLHKTFCIPHGGGGPGVGPVAVRSHLAPFLPGDPLAGDSGRPAVSAARYGSAGILPIPWMYLRMMGAAGLTRATGVAVLAANYVAARLRGAFPVLYAGNKGLVAHECILDLRPLTKATGVSVDDVAKRLIDYGFHAPTMSFPVAGTLMVEPTESEDLTELDRFCDALIAIRAEIDKVGSGEWPAEDNPLVNAPHTAAMVSADQWSHPYPRSVGAYPAGSRLGKYWPPVRRIDGAYGDRNLVCSCPAPQAFEE
- a CDS encoding NAD-dependent protein deacetylase; its protein translation is MGLVSEQIEVLAGLVSGGGVVVLSGAGLSTESGIPDYRGASGAARRHSPMTYQVFVGDPLARRRYWARSYLGWRTVAGAVPNAGHRAVARLQDAGLVDGVVTQNVDGLHTAAGSGGVVELHGRLDEVVCLGCGVGMSRWELHQRLAEANPGFEARVSGVNPDGDVDLADWAVAGFRTVDCARCDAGTLKPDVVFFGESVPPARVARCFAMVESARLLLVLGSSLTVLSGRRFVVRAASLGIPVAIVNQGATRGDAYATVTVDAPLGRVLPVLADRFGAVRDGAGQLGAVPVGADGVGGPVVVG
- a CDS encoding MerR family transcriptional regulator, which translates into the protein MQEPWDSDSGSGPGAPAIDDDGEVGYRGVTACHAVGISYRQLDYWARTGLVVPGVRDASGSGTQRLYSFRDLVVLKVVKRLLDAGVSLQNIRKAIEALRSRGVADLAGITLISDGTTVYECRSPEEVVDLLQGGQGVFGIAIGGAFKEIQGSLSHLPAESVAPQPAVPAAAEVVGDELAARRARRRVS
- a CDS encoding bifunctional nuclease family protein, with the protein product MRELSVVGVRVELPGNQPIVLLREVEGDRYLPIWIGAVEATAIAYEQQGVKPTRPLTHDLLRDVLAALEAPLQAVEITELKENVFFADLLLGDGVRVSARPSDSIALALRVGAPIRCADEVLSEAGIVIPDEQEDEVEKFREFLDQVSPEDFAG
- a CDS encoding MerR family transcriptional regulator, with amino-acid sequence MSIGEVLAQLRVDFPDATLSKLRFLEAEGLVEPQRTAAGYRKYSWDDVARLRFVLTAQRDQYLPLRVIREQLAVGDATGEQPGRSRPALVAVGPGGEVPGQPAEAESSQVRLDRAELVARSGVDEATLAELERLGVVVTDPPGWYDGDALIIAQAVAGLAAYGLEPRHLRGYRLAADREVGLFAQLVTPLARQSDPAARARAAETARELVALSQRLHAALVRVGLRSTLGR
- a CDS encoding oxoglutarate dehydrogenase inhibitor Odhl translates to MTRPDDEFPPLDVTSTLNLGSLEEALEGPDTDVMPNRMSGSLPPGMALLVVRRGPNAGARFLLDHDVTTSGRHPDSDIFLDDVTVSRRHAEFHRDGGTFTVRDVGSLNGTYVNRERVEAATLSNGDEVQIGKFRVVFLAGPRPEEGAGRG
- the gcvH gene encoding glycine cleavage system protein GcvH — its product is MIPEDLRYTAEHEWVAGAGDSVVRVGITHFAQDALGDIVFVQLPEVGAAVSVGDSVGEIESTKSVSEIYAPVGGTVSACNEALGDTPELINSDPYAAGWLFEVTVADSVALDGLLSAEAYRELTEG
- a CDS encoding DUF881 domain-containing protein — its product is MSGDEHTETGTGWPEPTGPTGKPDPRPDAPDPDELSPLAPEVEVDPEPPPGETTLDRSTGRSFTSALALVGGWRRTSPATVMIFVLLALLGFTLVEQLRTTSTDPTTSAARQEDLVRILYDLNAQEDRLRQDIAALEDSQRQLRSGEQGRQAALEEAARRADELGILAGTLPAQGPGLVVRFEPGGAAAISAIRMLDAVQELRGAGAEAMQISGGDRVTVRIVASTYFLDGENGSVFVDGRLLTGPYTITVIGDPATMRTALNIPGGVVATVDGDGGTVIVEDREVAEVSALHAPVELEHARPIT
- a CDS encoding small basic family protein, whose amino-acid sequence is MIAALALLAGVLLGLWLDPTVPGALQPYLPIAVVAALDAVFGGVRAKLDRIFDDKQFVVSFISNVLVAALIVYVGDQLGVGSQLSTGVVVVLGVRIFGNVAAIRRHLFRA